tcagttagaacaaaattaagtaaaaaaagttttttgctggaactcttgtgcgtagtgaaaataaatgcgtatggatatgcgataatttgtggttgtcatggatacacATGCAGTGATTCAGATTGTGTTATAGTCAAACTGGTCttcaaatagttctaaggagagtgaagcattatttcttgaaaggtgcgtgaaaactgttttatggtgacatttgaagcgagaaataattatttagcatttttaaatattgccacaagacaaggtttccatgatgctacagatgacagtcttcaacaagggaggtaattaaaatgtggtgaccattaaaaaggagttccatacgggcattttatcttcgcccatgggcaagatacatttgtgtataatttctagcatggttaaattatcggatctacttatctgaggtgggagaaaatgtgATGTGTGCAAGacggacatgggtcttgcacacaacagGTCGTCTTtgtggtcaaggtcacacttagtgtttgtttactatggaatgctgcatataaggacataaagaATAACtcgccacatgtgtttgacatatcaagacgacgtgttgcctgcaagacctgtgtccctacctggAAGTCAAATGTCACACTTGCTGTttgttcacaatggaatgctgcatttatGGATATTCAGTATAGTTGGtcttgtctgggctgtaactttgtcatgcagaGAGGGATTTCATAATTACTTAACACATGAGTTTTGTATATAAAGATGAGGTGTTGCATGCAAGGCTCAAGTGCCTACTTCAAAGTTCATGGCCACACTGAcatgtttatcattatggaaggctgcatatgcatatatatacattataggTGGTCGTGTTCAAGTTGTAACTTTGGCATACACTGGGGGATCACGATTGAACTGGATGGCAATTCAGGGTCATTCGTCacttactgtgacagctcttgatTATAATTGTAATAACAGCAGACTCAACATTATTGACCTTTCATCAACTAGTTTATCAATGTCTCACCATGCAAAAGGagacatttatgtttatatctataatatttgatttattttaaaattcaaaaccaTGTTTTGTGTACAGAAGTACACACTAATAACTGTGTTAGGTATAATTGAAAACAGCTGGTCCCCTAGTGCTTAGTCTGATACAAACCTATGTATGTTAACAGGCAGTTGCAGGGCCAGCTGCCTCCTCCCCCCAGCTCGGCCAAGAAGGTTCATTCCCGCAACTTGTCTGGGCAATTCCGGGGAGCCCACGCTGAACAACCACCACAACAGGTAAGGGGACTCTGGGTTAAGCTTCTGATTTTAGAAGGAactctatttttgaaaatgtgtttgtgcgGTATAAAGAAGGTCAAATATAACAATGCACTgatgatgtttatatatatatatatagtaatgaTAATTACATGTACGTGTTCATTTTCCTTAGATTTCACctctttatatgaaataattatttttatctatagACGTGTTGCTTTCCATTCCTgcgttttaattgtattatttcaatatttaaatggcAAGTCAATCAGTGATACATCAAGTCATTGTTTTGGGAAGCATTGTGTGgaagatttttgtttttcagatattaaaGGATGGTCAGCCTGTTGTGCCCGACACTGTATCTTCTCCATTCCTTGCCAGTCAGTCACAAATCCCCACCCAGGGTCCTCAGCCTAGTGTGCCCCTGAGTGTCCCAATCTCACCCCCCATCTCCCCCCAGGGACCAACCCCTTTTGCTCCAGTAGCCCCAGTGATGACCTCATCTGCTGGGAGCCAGCAGTTGACCTTGACTGGGGGAATACCAGAAGCAGTACAGCAATCTGGGATGGTCAATCAGATACCACTGAGGGGCACAGAGGAGTGGGCTAGATTCGAGagtgatgatgaaaaacatgGTAATTATAATCTCTTCATATGGTGTTCAAGAGCTTTactgattttttatatcattggaTATAAGTTTAAGAGAAACTTTGGCAGAATGTTCAAAAATAGCTTTACGATATTTCTACAAATTTTCTTCTGAAAACGTAAGCTACATACGTACATATCTGATAATAATTGTGAAGCTGATTTCCGGATAACTTGATTGAAAATCATTATCTTCAATATTCAACTGGGTGGTATGAGCAGCTAAAATACAGAGTATGAATGTGTCTATATCGTTAGGTTTGCTGGGCCATGGTAAGAAGGAGGGCTGGGATATGAAACTGCCAGACTTTGACTCCTCCTCATACAGCTCAGACACTGAGAGCGTGGAAGATGTCTGGTCCATCAACGATGAGCAGCGGGAATATTACGTCAAACAGTTTGAATCCGTAGAGCATGACCCCAATGGACACATCTCCGGTCAGTCTCAATGGTTTTTGATTTCACATTATTCATGCAAGCCTTGAACGAGAAACAGGGCTAAATGTTTGGCATGCTTGTTCAACATTATGGGCTTGTTCATTTCTCAAAGCCAAAAGGTGTAGACaacaattacataaaaaagtGCTGCTTCATCCTTGTAcgtacattttggtacttttcatatttccttctTTTCATTGTAAATGTGGCATGATTTTACATCGTTTATGAACAAGTAAagcatgtaaataataaaatgttgctggaatttatttacattatccTTCCATTTAATGTAGAGGATCTTGTTTGGATGGCATATTATTTTTCTAGGTATTTGAACATGAACTGATTTTCATTCTAGGTGTGGTTGCAAAGGAATTCTTTGAAAAATCCAAGTTGACTAATTTGGAACTGTCCAAGATATGGTAagtttattgaaacaaaaattggAGTGCAATCATTAACTACGGTACATGTATATACGTAAAGTTTTATGCTATAAAACTGtgatatatattaaagtaatcttaaacaatacataaaacattgacctCTGAAACACCAGACATAGACCTTTGATATGACTaagttatatgtttaataaaaacctCTCACTTGAATGGAATAGAAAGTATTAAATGAGTTGATATTGCTAGTTTTAAATCCAACTAATACACTGGGGTCAACCCTGAAGAGGATGACTTGGAAGAAGAAGAAGTCTATATTTATTGAGAGACCAGTTTATTCTCTTCATAAACTACCCTGTACATATCAAAACCTGAATTCATGACAACTTCTCTCCAGATTGACACagttttttccattttcaaagTCAGGATTGATCTCTAATACTTCTGTTTTAAGTCAGTGAAATTTTTACTTCTGATAGCTATTCTCATGTTGTTTTTGGTGTTGTCAGGAACCTAGCAGATCTGAATCATGATGGAGCCCTGTCGTTAGAAGAGTTCTGTATCGCGATGCACCTTGTTGTTTTACGCCGTAATGAGATTGAAATCCCCGAGAGACTGCCGTTCTCTCTCATGCCATACAATGCTTTCACCAATGGTACGTGATTGGGTCCtactaatttaatatttaatactttaatatttatgatcATCTAGGTGATTGGTGTTTCTGCAAAGGCAAGTGCAGATACATCATTGTATGCTGGAATTTTGCAACAGCAGAGATAATTAGATGAATACCAATATTTATTTCTCTGATATCTAATGTTTAGAAAAAATTATCATGAATTTAATATGTTGCCAAATTTGATCACAGTATAGTTCATaggaaaaaaacttttttatcagttttcagcaaatacatgattttattattttcagatgAGAATGAGCCATTTGCTGCAGACCTTCCTGAAGGTAGCACATTAAAGCGGTTGAGCCCACAGACTCCACCTGCAGGCCACTGGGAGGGTCTCGTGCAGGACTCGCCTGCCGCAGTCTCCAGTAGCGAGGTCTCCTCACCGAGTGTTACCCCTGCAAACTTTGACTTCCAGAAACCTGAACCCTCAGATCCTGTATGTATTACTGTGGTGTAGTCGATGTATTTGTATGATATTTAGTTACTACTGTTGTTGACaatgttattgacaatatacatgtatctcatgtgacataatgcactgctttatgggtttttttaagcTTCCAGCTGTCTGCCTCGACAGGCAAAGAAAAGAAATGAGGTTCCTTACCAATATAATATTGtcgtttttcattttaaaggaaTTATGTTTACAGAATCTCTTCTAGGAATGATTTTTAGCTTTGCTTTTCTTAAGGTAATAAGTCTGTTCGTCTGTCGGTCACAAATTGTGCCAGCTCAATATCTCTTGAACctcttgaaggattttgaaataacttgataCAAATGTTCACCATCAAGGAGATAGGTTCAAGGTAAAGGTGACAGACAgtggtcaaaggtcatatgactacatTTTCTGTCCactccatatctcttgaacctCTTAAGGATTTGAAATAACCTGCAACAAATGTTCACTAtgttgagacaatgtgcagCCGGGAGACATCAGTTTTGGAGTACATAAACAACTGTACAGTTATCTTCGCATTTGGCATCTTTGTGCAAAAAAATTCTCttcaaaaaaacattcaagattttgaaataaaactttaatagTACATATCTTGCCAGAGACAATGCACACATTTATAACAGGGCCCATATGCCGGgatttgataatttaatataaaatgttataaaccGAAAATATCGAACAAAAACTGGAATTCACTCCACGGCaatcttattaaaatatgttttaatgaacCTTCAGAGTAAACATCTTGTGATGTTTCAGGAGGCCCATATAGTTCAGCCAAAAGCTGTGCGTCTCTCTCCGGACATGTTGAATGAAATGCCTGAGGTTCGGCCAGAAAGGGGTAGGGCGTTTTCAGGTAGACTAACCCTGGGTGATGGACATGTACCCAGCTTTAAACTAACATTGTTTAATCATGTAGCTTGtggtaaacaacaacagtgccCTGTCTCATGGCTTGCTGGATTGGGTGATAATCAATAGGCTTTAATCTGGGCTTCAAGTTAGACAGCTCTTGTAAGACAGTTCTACACAGAGCCATTCCAATAGGGttttagtcgtaacttcaattatcttaaatctcATGTATAAACATCACAAATGGCAATACATAGTTTATAAATTTCCTCAACTTTGTGATGGCTACAGTTAAATTTGAATCatatatgtagcaaaataatgaaactatggcACTAAGATAATTGCAATTTAcgtctaaaatcgtccaagatCTTAAACAGCCCTCAGGTATTAAAAGCcagtatgttaaaaatgttaaggTAACCATGTGTTCATGTGTAAAGTTTGTACTCTTTAGtttacaatatcaatttttttaatacagaTATATTTATAACCATTCAATAGACAAGATGCATTTGTTTCTGACAgttctaaataaaacaaatgatctGAATAAGCCATGAGAGAGGGCACACACAGTTTACAGTTCTTTGTTTGGAAAAtgtaatattgattttgatCATACCGTGTTGAGAGGTCATAAACAATTTCTCTTGTTAATTATTCACTTCACTCCAAGTTTTCAGTTCATTCTTTAGTTTAGCATGGCTGCATGCGACTTGGACATGGGATATTTACATAATGGTAGATGAGATTGTAACTAATAGAATCTTAGATCTTTATGTGTTTGCCTGTAAATGATGCATCATTGGATCGGGATGGATAGACAGGAATGGTGCATCTTGTGTGAGGCATGGTGAAATATTGTGACAGCTGCTGGGAACGTGgatgtaaattattttgtttatgtgttttaaaggttttattttattgattgttttagcTAGCAAAGGTATGGCCACATTTAAGTATCTAGAACTTGtagaaatatgaataaatctgttgtattcaatatttgcTAACTTGAATCTATTAAGCTTTTATAATACTGTTACTATCGCTTTAAATATATCAGTATAACTGATCAAGAAAGAAATTGCAGTAATATACCTCAAGCAAAAAGGtctgaattattttcataataaaaagtcTAGTTATGGTCATAGCCTTGGCGTTGTGAGTGATAGCATAGTCTGCAATAACTTCATTATTGGCCATtacttaaaatttataaaatatattaacatgaGACTTTGTCCACGATTTCCACTTGATTACTATGGCAATATACATACT
The DNA window shown above is from Mya arenaria isolate MELC-2E11 chromosome 6, ASM2691426v1 and carries:
- the LOC128238453 gene encoding ralBP1-associated Eps domain-containing protein 2-like isoform X3 — encoded protein: MLTELEQSVYAELFQTCDADGSGKISGGHAFELFRQSGLPHDVLQQVTELCGAKRLGHFGRSQFYIALKLIAVAQCGLPVTTDSINSGVDIPLPKFHKVSPSDIGAASGTGQSTADSITERQLQGQLPPPPSSAKKVHSRNLSGQFRGAHAEQPPQQILKDGQPVVPDTVSSPFLASQSQIPTQGPQPSVPLSVPISPPISPQGPTPFAPVAPVMTSSAGSQQLTLTGGIPEAVQQSGMVNQIPLRGTEEWARFESDDEKHGLLGHGKKEGWDMKLPDFDSSSYSSDTESVEDVWSINDEQREYYVKQFESVEHDPNGHISGVVAKEFFEKSKLTNLELSKIWNLADLNHDGALSLEEFCIAMHLVVLRRNEIEIPERLPFSLMPYNAFTNDENEPFAADLPEGSTLKRLSPQTPPAGHWEGLVQDSPAAVSSSEVSSPSVTPANFDFQKPEPSDPEAHIVQPKAVRLSPDMLNEMPEVRPERVPGAMPGHILPPVPLSSHNEDRFTVTTSVDTEPPVPPPRPQNRSMSVDYKAPPAVPPRVSAKEAPGAQKLAHLKHLEPVQSQEVLNIQPGSTNVPPGSSAAPTITAIHPNQHDHTHSQERNKAGYDGGDGGADLKTAVAWDLLGPDFQDGSAERQTEFILAAQRQASRDKKELQMAIRTHKERNSTLSRLNSELNQELQEVMEQRIALEIQLEHLRPFSSYHTHHNS
- the LOC128238453 gene encoding ralBP1-associated Eps domain-containing protein 1-like isoform X2; this encodes MLTELEQSVYAELFQTCDADGSGKISGGHAFELFRQSGLPHDVLQQVTELCGAKRLGHFGRSQFYIALKLIAVAQCGLPVTTDSINSGVDIPLPKFHKVSPSDIGAASGTGQSTADSITERQLQGQLPPPPSSAKKVHSRNLSGQFRGAHAEQPPQQILKDGQPVVPDTVSSPFLASQSQIPTQGPQPSVPLSVPISPPISPQGPTPFAPVAPVMTSSAGSQQLTLTGGIPEAVQQSGMVNQIPLRGTEEWARFESDDEKHGLLGHGKKEGWDMKLPDFDSSSYSSDTESVEDVWSINDEQREYYVKQFESVEHDPNGHISGVVAKEFFEKSKLTNLELSKIWNLADLNHDGALSLEEFCIAMHLVVLRRNEIEIPERLPFSLMPYNAFTNDENEPFAADLPEGSTLKRLSPQTPPAGHWEGLVQDSPAAVSSSEVSSPSVTPANFDFQKPEPSDPEAHIVQPKAVRLSPDMLNEMPEVRPERGRAFSVPGAMPGHILPPVPLSSHNEDRFTVTTSVDTEPPVPPPRPQNRSMSVDYKAPPAVPPRVSAKEAPGAQKLAHLKHLEPVQSQEVLNIQPGSTNVPPGSSAAPTITAIHPNQHDHTHSQERNKAGYDGGDGGADLKTAVAWDLLGPDFQDGSAERQTEFILAAQRQASRDKKELQMAIRTHKERNSTLSRLNSELNQELQEVMEQRIALEIQLEHLRPFSSYHTHHNS